One genomic segment of Arachis duranensis cultivar V14167 chromosome 4, aradu.V14167.gnm2.J7QH, whole genome shotgun sequence includes these proteins:
- the LOC107484146 gene encoding uncharacterized protein LOC107484146, with product MSRLGDIEITPSNSFSVKSSQFSSSNSLSDVKSSILQKLGVFGSKFVKKIFYKIPIAVVSSGVMYDTLVLAADKDIRVLFHCVRSFPEVRIHELYAKLEVTLDSSGASAPVHSSTTAGGASCSVPAIRPSVPQVASPSFAADLVQTEAVQTVPSPNQGVLQQAFQGEFSRATDDEVQGFGEPDRVENAMRDDDSDQEPVNIFGDSDDDTGANPHAQQGPSSSGTQHYPPHFSTLNLEALGEDPAGVATVGGSSTEFQIGQSFQSKDEAVLNVKDYSIHRGVEYRVLESDHLKYHGKCKDFGKTCSWLIRISLRARKGTWEVRRYNGPHTCLATSISSDHRQLDYHVICARIFPLVSVDAAVPIKVLQQATEADYGFKPSYRKVWKAKQKAVAQIYGD from the coding sequence TTCATCAAACAGTTTGTCAGATGTGAAGAGCAGCATCTTGCAGAAACTTGGGGTTTTTGGGAGCAAGTTTGTGAAGAAGATCTTCTACAAGATTCCCATCGCTGTAGTCTCGAGCGGTGTCATGTATGATACGTTGGTGTTAGCGGCTGACAAAGATATTAGGGTTCTGTTTCATTGCGTAAGGAGTTTTCCTGAGGTCAGAATACACGAGCTGTATGCGAAGTTGGAGGTTACTCTGGATAGTTCTGGGGCATCGGCTCCTGTTCATAGCTCGACTACCGCAGGCGGTGCGTCTTGCTCGGTGCCTGCGATCCGGCCATCTGTTCCGCAGGTTGCCTCACCTTCCTTTGCGGCTGATTTGGTACAAACAGAGGCAGTTCAAACTGTACCTTCCCCGAATCAAGGGGTCCTGCAGCAGGCATTTCAGGGGGAATTCAGTCGTGCCACAGATGATGAAGTTCAAGGCTTTGGGGAACCTGATCGAGTAGAGAATGCAATGCGGGACGATGACTCTGACCAGGAGCCTGTAAATATCTTTGGGGACAGCGATGATGACACCGGTGCTAATCCACATGCACAACAAGGTCCTTCAAGTTCTGGCACACAGCATTACCCTCCACACTTCTCGACGCTAAACTTGGAGGCTCTGGGTGAAGACCCGGCGGGAGTTGCTACAGTTGGCGGTTCGTCAACAGAATTTCAGATTGGGCAATCCTTCCAGAGTAAAGATGAAGCTGTTCTTAATGTGAAGGACTATAGCATCCATCGAGGTGTTGAGTACCGAGTGTTGGAATCGGACCATCTGAAGTATCATGGAAAGTGCAAAGATTTCGGCAAAACTTGTAGTTGGCTGATTCGGATTTCGCTCCGTGCACGAAAGGGCACCTGGGAGGTAAGGAGGTACAACGGTCCCCACACTTGCTTAGCCACATCTATTTCCAGTGATCACCGTCAGCTTGATTACCACGTTATCTGTGCGAGAATTTTTCCGTTGGTTAGTGTGGATGCTGCAGTACCAATCAAGGTGTTGCAACAAGCAACTGAAGCTGATTACGGCTTCAAGCCCAGTTATCGGAAGGTTTGGAAAGCAAAACAGAAGGCAGTTGCACAAATATATGGAGATTAG